A segment of the Acidobacteriota bacterium genome:
ATGTGAGTCTCAAGGCTTCAGGCGAAAATGCCACGTTGGCGACCTTCAATTATTTGATCGGTCATCCAACTATGACCAAAGCCGATAAACAGGTGATGAATCGCGAAGCGGAAGCGATTTGTGCCTGGGCCCGGCATACTGATTTGATTGGAAACTGTGTTACTTGCGGAACAGAATTTACAACAGATTCACGATTTTGCCGTCGGTGTGGAACGCCGGCGGTTGAATCCACTCCAGCGGAATTTGAGGTGTTACGGCTGACTTCAAAGGGGGCCATGGCTCACGACAATCTGCTGGTTGGCCTGATTTCGATTGGGATCTCACTCTTTTTTCTGTGTTTACCATTGCTTCCAGGGATTACGCTCAAGCCGAAGGCCGTTATTTTGTTTGAAATTCTGGCCTTGCTGGGCGGGGTGATTGGGTGGGTGTGTGCGCTCAACGGGATGCGTCATTTGCGTGAGGGAGTTCACCCAAAAGAACCCACTGAACTCAAAGACTTTCGGCGGTCAACTGAGCCTATCCAATATGCGCTTCCCAGTCAGACCAACCGCCTCGAAGTCAACCCAATCGTGCCTCCATCCGTAACCGAAAGCACAACCGAGTTGCTTGACGACGGAAAATCACCGATTCCGATTATTCGCCGTCGTGATACCAACTGATGGCAAAGTGACAGGGTGACAAAGTGACAGGGTGACAAGGTGACAGAATGACAGGGGGACAAGGGGATAGGGTGACAAGGTGACAAAGTGACAAGGTGACAAGGTGACCAAGGTGATCAACCATAAAGAAAGAGCCGATCACCTGGTTTTTCCAGGTTGAATTGACTGGTTACAGAAAAATTTGGACAGTCCCTTTTGTCTGGTATCTTGTCACCTTGTCACCTTGTCACTTTGTCATTCGGTCACTTTGTCATCAATCATCCCTTTGCCTGTTTCTGCTTTTCTTCGACCTTTTTGAGTTGTTTTCCAGCCTTTTTGAAGAGTTCGCTTTCAGGGAATTTTTCAATCAATTCGCCATAGCGGCTTTTCGCTTCGTCCAACTCTCCGTTGGCCAGGTACGACTCAGCCAGATAAAACAACACCTGATCGAATCGTGAATACTGCGGGTAGATCTCAACAATCTCGACCAGCCGACTGATAGATTGCTTGTATTTTTTCTGCCCCAGATAGTATTTGGCGACTTCAACATTCTTCGACGCCTTCATTTCCAGTTCCGGATCGCGCGTTCCATATTCCTCAAGTGGATTTTGCGCATTGGACTGTGCGAAAGTACTTGACGTAAAGCCACCAATC
Coding sequences within it:
- a CDS encoding zinc ribbon domain-containing protein, with the translated sequence MGTEYLSMDSNNYGVGPSEHEVTLRLPGNVEVVRSRLSRALEKMGYQVQEEHPLIAKRKAQGGGESYTSSNILDYFTKLHVSLKASGENATLATFNYLIGHPTMTKADKQVMNREAEAICAWARHTDLIGNCVTCGTEFTTDSRFCRRCGTPAVESTPAEFEVLRLTSKGAMAHDNLLVGLISIGISLFFLCLPLLPGITLKPKAVILFEILALLGGVIGWVCALNGMRHLREGVHPKEPTELKDFRRSTEPIQYALPSQTNRLEVNPIVPPSVTESTTELLDDGKSPIPIIRRRDTN
- the bamD gene encoding outer membrane protein assembly factor BamD; this encodes MKIFQLALILVALTASLLIGGFTSSTFAQSNAQNPLEEYGTRDPELEMKASKNVEVAKYYLGQKKYKQSISRLVEIVEIYPQYSRFDQVLFYLAESYLANGELDEAKSRYGELIEKFPESELFKKAGKQLKKVEEKQKQAKG